In Plasmodium coatneyi strain Hackeri chromosome 4, complete sequence, the genomic window ggtgtgAGGGTAGGATTCGAGGTCTGATAGTAAGGTACAGGTTGTTAgagtagggttaagggtgttAAGGTAGAGGTTTCATGGTATTGGAAAAGGTCCCTTTCTAGGTTATTTGAACAACATTATGGCCTAGTATTTAGCATTTTAGGGTTGTATGTGTATTCTGTGCAGGAGGGTGCACAGAAGTGAAGAAAGGATATttgcaagaaaaaaggttaaggaaaaaaaaaaaaaaagaaaaaggaaccaaaaaatattctcgaaagaagaggaagaaagaagaaagaatgtaTGTACGTTCTGCTGTACACAATATGTGCAGTACTTAATAATGTATTATTCGTATGTTAAAAGTAGCAAAATTATGGAATaagttttgttaaaaatggacaaattgCCCTCAGATGATAAATTTCAAGCATTGAAGGAAAGGTGGTTTAGGGAAGGTGGCCctaataggaaaaaaagaaacttgGGGGATGTAATATAATATTCACTATATGTGACGCACTAATATATGCTTATATGGACTATACTGTTCCTATCTTCTAATAATGAGTATATAGGACACCgggaacacatatatgaatacatTATTTCCACTTACGCACGCAGTTTGCCAAAACAGTTAAAGACTTGATTGATGAAATGTTGAAAGAAATGAGTATGAAGGCTGAAGAGGATACTGGTATAGACCTATGCGACATGATAGGGAAAGAAACGCGAAAGGAAATgacacaaaaggaaaaggaagagtgtGCGTTCATTGTAAATAGTTtgatgaaaatgaaggaaatggaCAAGGGTAAATGtaggaaaggagaaattgACGAAGAAATGAAGGCATATGTAAGATGTGCAGTGCTTAATATGTGGTTACATAAATATCAAAATGTGCATTGCGGAGCAAATGctgttataaaaaatgcatttgGCGCAATGGGGGAAGGGCACAAACCATTCAGTGGGGAGGGTATGTGTGAAGAATGCAGACCCACATTTATGGAGCCTATGATGataataaaagggggaatgccCATGTTAAGGTATATTCAACTTGCTATGGACAGAAATGAAGACATTAtgcaaataataaaaagcaGAGAACCGAAGGGAGAATGTAAAGGGGAGAATAAACATAGTGGATCGGTAGTAAGTCTCCCGGACAATAGTACTATAATAAGTCTCGTAAGAAGAATGGCACCAGGGATGATGCAAGGACCAAAGGCGGCAAAGACAGCCTCCACAGGACAGCACGaatttttaatgaaattaCTGCTAAGTTGGTTATGGGCAAGGGGTGACGGGTGGAACGAACCATTACATGTAAGTTActttaaatataaaaggCTGTAgtagaataataataatatactaaaaaatatatttaaagtaaggttgttaggggtggtaggtggaagcaaggttgttaggtggtaaggtcgaaggagggttgttaggggtggtaggtggaagcaaggttgttaggtggtagggtcgaaggagggttgttaggggtggtaggtggaagcaaggttgttagggggtaGGGTcgaaggagggttgttaggggtggtggtaggtgggttcttaggtggtGGTTGTTATAtagttggtggaaggaaggttgtgttaggggtggtggttgcTCTAAgagaatgttgttaggggtggtaggtgggttgttaggttggtggtaggtgggttgttaggttggtggtaggtgagttgttaggttggtggtaggtgggttgttaggttggtggtaggtgggttgttaggttggtggtagatgggttgttaggttggtggtaggtggactagggaggaggaaaggaaggttgttagaggtggaaggaaggtttttagggagaagaagaaaggattgttaggggtgtgggttttaagtggaaggaagatgtctaaggaggaaggaaagaagaggatctaaggagaaggaacggatctaaggaggaaggaaggagaggaaagggtctaaagaggaaggaagcagtgtctaaggaggaggaagcaaggggtctaaggaagaaaagaggttctatggaaggaaggggtctaaggaaggaaggggtctaaggaaggaaagaggttCTATGGTAGGAagagtctaaggaagaggatggaaaaaatatatggcacatatatatatatatgtgcttacGTTATTTCACACTTATAGGAACTTATGTGGAAAGATATGGGGAAAGTGTTCAATGATATGATGGATAATATACTGGATGGTGCGGGGAATGACACGGGAATATGTTCCAAGTTGGGCAATAACATGGACTTCGAAAAAGAGTTATGTAAAATTCTATTACGAATATACTTTTGGATGGATGGATTCGAGCAAAAGCACGAAGCGGGGATGAAAAACAGCACAGGGTACTTccaatggaaggaaagagagaaaaaggagaatgaaaCAGAGGAAGAGTGGAAGTTGCAACTTTATTATAGGTGTCTTCTAGGAAGAATAACCATGATGAGCATGTTAGGAACGCATTGCAGTATGGAAAAGGTATTACCAATAGTTGAAGGTGGTGTGGTCGATTGGAGAAAAAGTCATGGTAGGAGTCCTGGAAGTGGGAATGAATTATGTAAAGGGGTGGATCTCCAGAGTTTAAAATTGGGAAAGGGGTTAATTTGGGAAAAGGTTGGTGATTGGATAAATCAATATCAGCGGGACGGAAATAGTAGGGAATCATTAGCGAAAGCATTAAGTAAAGTGGACCCAGGAAATAGTCCACTGCACATAATAGAAAGGCAAGGGAAAAAGTGTCCAGAAGGaagtggaaaggaaaacCTTAACATAGGAGCCCTAAGGTACTTAGGAATAGATGTTAAGGACAATGAAGAACTGAATCTACAGAAAGACAGTGTAACTTCAGAGAAGGATGTTCtggaagaaataatgaaCGAAGCAGTGCATCAAACCATTCACAATGTTCTAGCACAAACACTCGAACCATCATCACCAACAAGAACATGGAATCCAATGAATAAAGTCAACAACCAATGCGTAAGATTTAATATGTTCAtcttttttaaggaaattttaagaaattaaaaaattagacaaatttaaaaaagaaaaaaagaaatatactgCTGTCTATAtcagtatatgtatatgtccacatatatatatacacgtacatatatatacgtaaacatatatgtgtatacatatatgtatatatttgtgtacataagaattataaaaatagtaaggagaggaagggaaagaagtagAATTAAGAAgtgaaaggggggaagggcggggtgtggaaaaaattgtatatatatatatatatatatatagaaatattctttttcttacttcatttcctttctttctcctttatttacCTTATAGACTATTACACAAgttgaaataaaaagcatGTTAGGTGAGTTGGCAGAATATATAGGTAGGTCACCGGATGCTGATGGAATTAACCATTTGTGTGGTAATGTGCAGAAGTTTGGGAagcaaaatatacataatgtcaagaaaatgtgcaaaactttaataaaaataggcTATTGGATGAATAACATGGGTGAATGGAAGGACAAAGAAAATAAGATGacagaaaatgagaaaaatttgaggaaatatttaaaatgtatAATGGGTGATTTAATTATAAGGAAACTAACTAAGGATAAATGTGACATAcacaaaattaaagaaacTGTCTTAATTCATGTAAATAGAATAAAGAGTTCATTTGAGGAAGATAAAAGTGGAAATGGAAGTGCGGAATGTAAAATGAATGGTACAAGGTGTACAGTACCTGACAAGCAAGTAATTCTGCAGGAAGTAGATAATTGGGtggggaagaaggagaaaggaggaaTGCCTGAAGGTGATCTAATACTGACTTGGTTCCCATGTACCTCAAATCAAGCAAAGAATGTAAAAGTACCCCCCGCACAGTCGGGTGCTTCAGGTACAGGAAGTCAAAAAGATAAGGatacaaaaacaaaaggtaAGCTTACTGCAGCAGAATGTATGAATAATCAAGTGGATGGTGATTTTAGTGCAGCTGAGAAATGTTTGGAACTTCTTGATACTGGTTCCCCCGTATCTACTATTGATGTTTCTGATCCTAATGAAGCTACTGGGGCCACCGGTCCTAAAGGTGTTGCAGGCAGTAGTATGGCTGATGTTGCCTTAACTAAGGGTACGATTACACTTCCAACTGAATCCATTATCGACATTTCAGGTTCCGGAAATACTCATCCTGGTTCTCCCGAACCCAGTTCCACTAGTAATGGGAACACTCCAGGTAAGAATCATAAAAGTAAAGGgtgaaaagggagaaaggaAATTACTCACACCTTCAGGACGTATACACAAAAAGAATTCACCCAGGGCGTGCACCCCACCATAACTTCGGTTTTAATAACTCTTCATAATACTGGAGTTAATCCTTGCCCTACTTACTTCCCAGGTCCAGGAGTTAAAGATACTTCAACAAAATCCTCTTCAGCATCCAATCCAGCTGATCCTAAGGATTTTGAATGGTGCCCGGAAGAGAAACAGAAGTCTGGAGGAACACATAAGGGTGCTAGAGCAGGTGATCAGGTTGTCACTGATCCGAATGCTGGTGGTCAACAACCTGCTGATGGGGGAAGTTTTTCAGGAGGTGGTACAGCTAGTGCTAATTCAGGGGAGGGTGCCGGAGGCACCGCCCCTTCCGCTCTTGCAGTTGTTCGCAAGATTGACAACCTTACTGatctccttaccccataccttcccaCCATTCCCGTCTTCATTGGTATTTCAATCACGACCTACttactttggaaggtaaaaaaatagaaagaataagaaaaaaaaaagaaaaagaaaaaaaaggaaagaaaaaaaaaaaagaagaaaaaagaaaaataaattgtggTAAATGAATGAGTTCGGGtatttgtgtaggatttcgcattttaggggtgtatatgtgtaggatttcgcattttggGGAATGTgtagtagtaattactgttgcgtgtgaacaaacatttcgcatcccttttaaggaaatattttttctctttttttttttttgtagtatttTGCCTTTCTTGGtaagagaagaaaacgttacagaagagcttatCAAGTGCGTGGTCTAACCTTacaggaacaaattatgtaCCACGTGGACCAGGATGGTACCCATGGATATActttagtaaaggaacgcaaacctcgttctatgcctataaaaaggagaaaaaaacggggcGTTCGTCATCGTCCTGGTCGCCGTGGTGGTGTACGTCgtcgcatgattattgatattcatttagaagtcttaaacgaatgtcaaagggaaaacctgcattcgacgaaggaagacttttttgaaattttggttcaagaattcatGGGAAGAGAATtcatgaaagaagaaaagcttcctaaggaacagattccaagttcagattccgggtttagggaaggaagactttcttcctgaAATAGATGTTTCTAAGGAAACGGTTCATACAGAAGATGTTCCTAtcgaacaggttccaagttcaagTTTGCggatttagggaggaagactttgttcgtaaggaagatgttgctatggttgatgttcctaagtaACGGgatccaagttcagattccgggtttagggtgtagtaaatatttttctttttcttttttttttttttcgttatgtGTATTAGattgttttcttttatgtGTGGTCAataaaagtgggaaaaaaattttttttgttatatggaggtgctttttcctttttttttcgttttgtgcatgaaagtgtttacatatttatgtgtaattaatatgagccgggaagaaaaattttttttcccttattttgatttgttttggtaaaaatttcttctttattgaggaattaaaaaaatttcttattcattctgttataaaattttttaacttcataaattttttttttgttttttaaaataaatattttttcgaaaatgtcAGGACCTTTTTGCGCATCGGCGCTGCTTTCTGGGAGTACCTCCTTcccttatgtgcttattcaagcatacaaatggaaggaaggaaaaaaaggaaagaaaaaat contains:
- a CDS encoding SICA antigen, with amino-acid sequence MDNILDGAGNDTGICSKLGNNMDFEKELCKILLRIYFWMDGFEQKHEAGMKNSTGYFQWKEREKKENETEEEWKLQLYYRCLLGRITMMSMLGTHCSMEKVLPIVEGGVVDWRKSHGRSPGSGNELCKGVDLQSLKLGKGLIWEKYFAFLGKRRKRYRRAYQVRGLTLQEQIMYHVDQDGTHGYTLVKERKPRSMPIKRRKKRGVRHRPGRRGGVRRRMIIDIHLEVLNECQRENLHSTKEDFFEILVQEFMGREFMKEEKLPKEQIPSSDSGFREGRLSS
- a CDS encoding SICA antigen — its product is MDKLPSDDKFQALKERWFREGGPNRKKRNLGDFAKTVKDLIDEMLKEMSMKAEEDTGIDLCDMIGKETRKEMTQKEKEECAFIVNSLMKMKEMDKGKCRKGEIDEEMKAYVRCAVLNMWLHKYQNVHCGANAVIKNAFGAMGEGHKPFSGEGMCEECRPTFMEPMMIIKGGMPMLRYIQLAMDRNEDIMQIIKSREPKGECKGENKHSGSVVSLPDNSTIISLVRRMAPGMMQGPKAAKTASTGQHEFLMKLLLSWLWARGDGWNEPLHVSYFKYKRL